A window of the Ostrea edulis chromosome 1, xbOstEdul1.1, whole genome shotgun sequence genome harbors these coding sequences:
- the LOC125671135 gene encoding complement C1q-like protein 2 yields MYTLKRAFALVLYGIYCVSALSTTDKKIQKDDLTDIKNRLGSLEQMVGQLITKNSSLDILRLSGSARREEHVAFSAYKNQTQTGLNKRHIIKFEGTVLNLGHHYHPEDGIFIAPMTGVYLFHWTINNYQDWTHTNILVGGKVVSTTTTSVVSGNYNSGSAMVIVTVQKDEHVWIQTCCGSGHEVYGNTLGLDNYFQSTFSGTLLFSVL; encoded by the exons ATGTACACCCTGAAACGTGCATTTGCTCTTGTATTATATGGCATATATTGCGTTTCTGCGCTCTCAACAACGGATAAAAAGATCCAAAAAGACGATCTGACGGACATTAAAAACAGATTGGGATCTCTGGAACAAATGGTGGGACAGCTGATCACAAAAAACTCTTCTCTGGATATTCTTAGATTATCCG GTTCTGCACGTAGAGAGGAACACGTGGCTTTCTCGGCGTACAAGAATCAAACCCAGACCGGACTCAATAAGAGACACATCATCAAGTTTGAGGGCACAGTACTGAACCTGGGCCATCACTACCACCCAGAGGACGGCATCTTCATCGCCCCGATGACAGGCGTCTATCTGTTTCACTGGACTATCAATAACTATCAAGATTGgacacatacaaatatattagtAGGTGGTAAAGTGGTATCTACCACCACCACATCCGTTGTGTCTGGAAATTATAATTCTGGATCCGCCATGGTGATTGTTACCGTGCAGAAGGACGAACATGTCTGGATACAGACCTGCTGCGGTTCTGGTCATGAGGTGTACGGGAATACACTGGGTCTGGACAACTATTTCCAGTCCACGTTTTCGGGAACCTTACTTTTTTCTGtgttgtaa